The sequence below is a genomic window from Pseudomonadota bacterium.
CTTATTGACAAATGACAGCTTGCTGAAGTCCACCGCCCCGGGAAAAAGACCTACAGCCGTCGGTTGTATTTTTGGGGCTTCTTTGCGCACAGGGGCAAGATAGGCCATGACTGTACTGCGGTTCCCTGCTGTGTCATCCTTCATAGTGAGACAAACGACAAAATAGGCAACAGGGAGCAGACCGAGCATGTCCTGGTTGTCTTTCACAAAACCCACTGCCTCAGGCAGCCATTTGCCCATACGAATGGCGCTTCCCACTATAACTCCGTGATAGGGACTTAGATCGTTCACGCTCCCCACAAGGCGCACATCAACGGATGCACCCATTCCGCACAGGACTTGTCCTATTGCCTCTGCCACTCCACCGCTAGAACCGCATCGGCTGGCATACGTTATCAAAACCCTCTTTTTTATTTTTTCGTCCTTTTGGCATGAGGATTCTATGAACTCCGACCCAGTTTTTTCACTTGCAGCACCAGCCATGTTGTGATACAAAATCGATGTGCAAATTGCACTGGCGGATAGCAGCAGGAATCCCCGCCGGTTCATCCCATGTTCTTCTTTGTTCATAGCGTTCATCAGTTTGTACCTCCTCTATCGATTTTGGTCATAAGGCTCACCAGGGGACAGGTTTGGGGCCTATTAGCTGCACGGCATGGTTGGGCAATCATTCGGCTCTTGTTGTATTGCACTTGTCAGTGGCCAATCCATAGTTCCTGGAAACAAAGATATGACGAGCAACGCAAATCCTGTGTTGCGTTAGAGCACGTTAAAATACCGATTCTTGCCATTCTTTCCCCCTTTTTATGAGTAATATGCCGGCTACTATGGATTTTTCAACAGCATCGTTATAAATTCTACATTATTATAAAAAAACTGCACTGTCAACTTTTCATTCCCTTTGTAGATAATGAAAACCAGACCTCATTTCCTTTTCAGAAATAGTGACAGGAGAGCACCCATAAAATACCACGCATACCTCCATCCACTTTCTCCGTAATGAACTACCCCGCAGCAGAGCTTTGAGGAATCTATTGATTGAAGTATGAAATAGGGCAAAACCAGCCCTGAAATGGAGAAACCAAGACCGGATTTATATCACTATTGATTGAGCCTGCTCCAGACAATTTGCCATCGTTCAATGCCCGAGTACAATACAATGTATAAAGAAAAGTGGAATTCACCTGTGACGTCAATATTCTATTCTGAAATACAGTTGCGCCCTGAGGTTTTTGCCATGTACAAGGCACTATCGGCTCCAGCGATAAGCAATTCCAGCGTTTGCCCTTTCTTTCTCTCTGCAATTCCTATGGAAATTGAAGGATGATGAAGCGTTTTTCCAGACAACACCAGAGGCTCTGCTTTATTCACTTCTTTCTGAACCCGCTCTGCAATAACTCTCGCTTTTCTTATATTATACCCGGGGAGAACAATGATGAATTGATCTCCGCCGTAACGGGCAATCAATTCTGTTGGCCGCAGATGTTCACTCATAATATGCGCAACCGAATAGAGAACGCTGTCTCCAAATTGATGTCCGTAAAGGTCATTAAACTTTTTAAAGTGGTCGATGTCTATCATAATTATAGATAAAGGAGATCCGCTGGTTAAGGAGCGCGCAAACTGTCTCTTCAAGGCATTGTCAACCCAGTAACGATTATGTAAGCCTGTCAGGGCATCCACGCTGCCGTAGTGGCTATACACCTGTTCAATGCTTGTTCCCTCTACAATAACCAAGTCAGTATGACGTAAACGCTTCGTCATTATAAAAAGTAAATTACACGCTGCTGCATGGGATGCCTGAACCAACGACCACAAAACATCTTCGTCCATTACCAGCAATCTGGAATATTCATCGGCAACAACAAAAGCTGATGTTGGCTGCTGATCAATGATGGACATTTCCCCAACGCTTTCGCCGGGACCAAGTATCGCAATCGGTTCACTATTAATTTTGTCGAGGTGAATTCTTAGATAACCCTTCAAGAGGAAATATACGGTGTGATTAATCTCTCCTGGTCTAATCAATACCATATCAGGCTCCAACTCGAACGTCGAGCAGGATTCGAGTAACCCCTTGATAGACTCAAGGCTCACAGAAGAAAAGAGATGGATATGTTTTAACTCTTCATCGCTGAACTGCCTGTATGG
It includes:
- a CDS encoding flavodoxin domain-containing protein, with product MNAMNKEEHGMNRRGFLLLSASAICTSILYHNMAGAASEKTGSEFIESSCQKDEKIKKRVLITYASRCGSSGGVAEAIGQVLCGMGASVDVRLVGSVNDLSPYHGVIVGSAIRMGKWLPEAVGFVKDNQDMLGLLPVAYFVVCLTMKDDTAGNRSTVMAYLAPVRKEAPKIQPTAVGLFPGAVDFSKLSFVNKMILKAKGISEGDYRDWPTVKSWASAVGPTLPVT
- a CDS encoding GGDEF domain-containing protein; protein product: MDHPYRQFSDEELKHIHLFSSVSLESIKGLLESCSTFELEPDMVLIRPGEINHTVYFLLKGYLRIHLDKINSEPIAILGPGESVGEMSIIDQQPTSAFVVADEYSRLLVMDEDVLWSLVQASHAAACNLLFIMTKRLRHTDLVIVEGTSIEQVYSHYGSVDALTGLHNRYWVDNALKRQFARSLTSGSPLSIIMIDIDHFKKFNDLYGHQFGDSVLYSVAHIMSEHLRPTELIARYGGDQFIIVLPGYNIRKARVIAERVQKEVNKAEPLVLSGKTLHHPSISIGIAERKKGQTLELLIAGADSALYMAKTSGRNCISE